From Panicum hallii strain FIL2 chromosome 2, PHallii_v3.1, whole genome shotgun sequence, a single genomic window includes:
- the LOC112880086 gene encoding monodehydroascorbate reductase 3, cytosolic translates to MASGKHFKYVILGGGVAAGYAAREFAKQGVQPGELAIISKEAVAPYERPALSKGYLFPQNAARLPGFHVCVGSGGERLLPEWYSEKGIELILSTEIVKADLSTKTLTSAAGAAFTYEILLIATGSLVIKLTDFGTQGADSNNILYLREIDDADKLVAAIQAKKGGKAVVVGGGYIGLELSAALKMNDYDVTMVFPEPWCMPRLFTADIAAFYEAYYTNKGVKILKGTLAIGFDANANGDVTAVKLKDGTVLEADIVVVGVGGRPLTTLFKGQVAEEKGGIKTDAFFETSVPGVYAIGDVATFPLKMYNELRRVEHVDHARKSAEQAVKAIKGKESGESVPEYDYLPYFYSRSFDLAWQFYGDNVGETILFGDSDPTSSKPKFGSYWIKDGKVLGAFLEGGSPDENKAIAKVAKTQPTVASVEELKKEGLQFASKI, encoded by the exons ATGGCGTCCGGGAAGCACTTCAAGTACGTCatcctcggcggcggcgtcgcggcg GGGTACGCGGCCCGGGAGTTCGCCAAGCAGGGAGTTCAGCCAGGAGAGCTCGCCATCATCTCCAAGGAGGCG GTGGCTCCATACGAGCGTCCTGCCCTCAGCAAGGGTTACCTCTTCCCTCAGA ATGCTGCAAGGCTCCCAGGATTTCATGTGTGTGTCGGAAGTGGTGGAGAGAGGCTATTGCCTGAATGGTACTCGGAGAAAG GTATTGAGTTGATCCTCAGCACAGAAATTGTCAAAGCTGATCTTTCCACCAAGACTCTGACTAGCGCAGCTGGAGCAGCCTTTACATATGAGATCTTGCTGATTGCAACTGGATCCTTG GTCATCAAGCTCACTGATTTTGGCACCCAAGGAGCTGATTCTAACAACATTCTATACCTAAGGGAAATTGATGATGCTGACAAGCTGGTTGCAGCTATCCAGGCAAAGAAGGGTGGGAAGGCAGTGGTTGTGGGGGGAGGCTATATTGGACTTGAACTTAGTGCTGCACTGAAGATGAATGACTATGATGTCACTATGGTGTTTCCTGAACCTTGGTGCA TGCCCCGGCTCTTCACTGCCGACATTGCTGCTTTCTACGAGGCTTACTATACTAACAAAGGGGTAAAGATTTTGAAGGGCACATTAGCTATTGGTTTTGATGCCAATGCCAATGGTGAT GTCACTGCAGTTAAGCTAAAGGATGGCACAGTACTTGAAGCTGATATTGTTGTTGTCGGTGTTGGAGGCAGACCATTGACTACTCTCTTCAAAGGTCAAGTAGCTGAGGAGAAAGGTGGAATCAAG ACTGATGCTTTCTTTGAAACAAGTGTTCCTGGAGTATATGCCATTGGTGATGTCGCTACCTTCCCCTTGAAGATGTACAATGAGTTGAGGAGAGTGGAACATGTTGACCATGCTAGGAAGTCTGCAGAGCAGGCTGTAAAG GCAATCAAGGGAAAGGAGTCCGGGGAGTCAGTTCCAGAGTATGACTACTTGCCATACTTCTACTCCCGATCATTCGATCTGGCGTGGCAGTTCTATGGTGACAACGTCGGCGAGACCATCCTATTCGGCGACAGCGACCCCACCTCCAGCAAGCCCAAATTCGGGTCGTACTGGATCAAGGACGGCAAGGTCTTGGGCGCCTTCCTGGAAGGCGGGTCACCGGACGAGAACAAGGCCATCGCCAAGGTGGCGAAAACCCAACCGACCGTCGCCAGCGTCGAGGAGCTCAAGAAGGAGGGCCTCCAGTTTGCCAGCAAGATCTGA